GTGACGTCATTATTGATCAGTTTTATAAAGATTGTTGGTCTCTCTATATCACTGCTTTGCATTTCACAGTCGTGACACCAGAGCTTGTTTTTCTGAGGAGTTTCTGCATAAATCGCTGTCAGACAAGTCTCTGTTACATAATTGAAGAAGCTTCACGACTTTGTAAGGGCCCATATCGAATTTCCTCAGACTGCTTTGCTTTtaccatgtttgtttttttgccctGGCTGTGTTCATGAAGACAAAGCCCTAAGGCCTCAGCAACCCACATATTAGAGTTTTTAGAAAAGAGTGTCTCTGAGGAGAGATTTGAAGCGTTGACACGTCTCTGTCAACTGTTCGCTCTGcaaaacatttagaaacaaaaaggTAAAGATGATGGGGAGTGGCACAACTCTTCTGCTGGAGTTTCCTTAAAACTCCTGTTCTACTGGTTTTTCTGGGTAACTCCTCATTTCAGCTTCAAGCATTATAAGTGACAGCTCAGTCCCGTCCTAAGCTCCTGATGCACTGGTTATGCAACCCGTTTTGCAAATATGAGACATGAAACACATTCAAATCATTAGCAGTTGCTGGTTTTgcattaacatttcttttccatATAGTATGTTGAATAGATATTTCTATCTTAAAGTAACTCTTCGTCGTCTTCACAGCATTTTCCTTCCAGAACAAACCAGATGGAATAGAGCTGCCTGCTGATCCTTCTTTAGAGGATCTATGAAGTATGTTCCACAAATCAGCTGATCTGATGTGTTTGAACGTGCTCATGATATTTAAAATTCCCTggccaaaaaaagaaatctgagaaAACAAGAGCATCTTTATTGAGAAGATTTCCTTtgagcaaaagtaaaaaaacacaaagaaatagtTTCACTGGATTTATTGATTACAACGTTAAGACTTGTTGCCATGTAAACATGTTACTGCATGAAACGGCAGATTTTCACTTCTTAGGGCAAGCCCCCAAAATCTCGTAGTAGATGATGCCCAGTGTACAGACGGTGGTAAAATACTCCTGGATGTCCACTTGTCCATCTTTGTCCTGATCCAGGGCATCCATGACCTCTTTAACGTCTTCAGGTTTGGGGCTGtcctaaaacagaaacacaaacatgatgaATTTCAGTCTAGATTCTGAAGATTCTGATGTACTTACACTTATTTATTGTCTTTCTTTGAATTTTTCTGAAAAGcattttctgctattttttCATTGCAGTATTTTAATATCACCATTCAAACATGATTAACTTTCACTGCATGTTCaatatagagaaaaaaaaacttcatcaAGCATCAAGTTTAACTTGCCGACTTTTAACAGACTGAAAAAAGTTTACTTACATTAAGAAGTCCTGGAAATTCTTTCTGCAACAGCTCCTTCAGCTCATTTTTGTTCAGGTGATCCGTGTCCTGATCTTTTGAGGCATATTTTTGGAAAATCCCAATGAGGCTCATCAAGGCTTTAATACAGTCACTGCCACCGCCACAACTCATTTTTAGTTCTGCGATGAAAGACTGAAAAACAAgtcagaacaaacacacaactcaaAAAAAGGCACCTAACTGTAATgagctggagaagaaaaacatgaaactcTGTGAGTGTCGGAAGATTAAGGTTTATTATGATGTGAGACTGCAAAAAATATTGGTGTTaataaagaaacatattttgatttaaataaaacatgatgcaAGTATGTGGGataggaaaataatgaaaaaaacttGGTGCTATAGTTTCTCATATCTAGGAGGTGGTAATCAACTTTGTGAAGAAAACACCTCGGTTTACACCCATGAACATCCAGGAGCTAGAAATACCTGAATATTCAgttaaacaacaaacacctgGACTGATAACACACAAACCCTGTTCACAAAGAGccttttaaatgttgtatgCAGTGATTTGCTGAGCAGGAGGAAGCACAGACAGAGACGGCAAAAGACTGAACGAGCTGATTAGTAGAGGCCCTAGAAGGAGCACTACCACAGACCCTTCTTACCAACTGCAATCAGACTCCTCAGAACATTTTAGACTGGGGTAGCTCTCAGCTATATGTGCACTGCATAGCTAACAAACACTGTGTATCTAGAACCATTTTTATTTGATCACCTTTGCTGCTAGAGaacattctctctctttctctctgcctgttataaactttgtgtaaataaatcaaattaaatattttatattatatttttctctcaCCCTACAGATGTGACCACATTAGTCACTGAAGGTGCAGGagaaaaaataatcaaactgaAAACTCACCTGTATTCCAACACTGAGAGTTGTTGCGAGAGGAGGCAACTTCAGCTCTGATCTCCCAAGTTTTATGTGCTCCTTCAGACAGATAACGCCTCTCTGTTGGGTGAGTCACCTGTTgtgtaaaaaacacacaaaggccaATTATGgcaactgaaaacacaacagacttGTTTGGGCAAAGAAATCACAGAACGTATTGTAGGTGTGTCAGACAGGCTGTTGATCCAGAATTAAACTCCTCAACGTTCACAATCAATTCCTTCATtttgagattttattttatttatttcgtGCCATGTTAACAACATCTTCTTGATGCtatagtagtactgtagtagtggTATTACAGCACCAAGGAAACAGATGCATTACATGCATGAAAGTCTTCCATTTGATTCATTTTGTATGTAATGTATTACAACTACTCAAAGTATAATTGATAAGAAATATCTGCAATTACATTGTGAGTGCcctaaaaaaaattaaagatgcCTGTAAGTTGTGCTTAACACACTGTGATGTCACAGATCACACTTATGCACATATGTGTGTACACTTTCCTTTTAACTGTGGCTCCACCCTTGACATCAGGATATTAAATCTCACCGCATCTCATAGTTAATTAAAGATCCATACAACATGTTTCTTGTACATCTcagccacaaacacactgccAGCCTGCTACATACAGCACTGCCATGTTTGACCAGCTACGGTGAAATGAATGACATTAAACAAAGAGGGAGATGACATTTCAAATGCTTCAAAAAAGACAGATGGTCAGTTGATGTAGTGACCACCATATCACATAGcctatatataaaaatatagaatgTTTGGTTCTGCAACTCCTTCAGTGACAGAcatgtggaaacagaaacaggaagggTTGGGATGGTGCAACCAAGCCACCTAAAAAGTCTGGATTTACAATTAATTAAGTCAGTTACTATTCTGTATAAGATCAGAGACTTCCTCTTTAGTATTTAGTGCATTGGCTGGGATTTGAGTCCAAGAGGCTGAAGTCAGCAAACCTACAACTAAAGCCTCTGTCAGTATCAACCTGTGTTTGAAGTTACAGAGTCGAAGCACCTTGACATCATAGTAGGGCTGCTGCACGTTTATTCCCTAAATGACAGTTAAAACAAACGTCTAAAAAAATGCTGGGATTGTTTGAACCTTCAGTCCCTCCTCTGTATCTGTGTCCATCTGCACAGTTTTTTTGCACAGAATCGAAGACTGTTCTTGGAAAACCATCTCTCTGAATATACTGACATATGGAAAGTAAAGGAGTTGTACTGAGCTGGGTTAACGTGCCACTGTGGAGTCAGAAGAAATGAGAGCAAACAGGATTCTGGCCAGTGTCTGAAATATGTGGCAACACATGACTTCAGATTATTTCTGCGTCTGGCCATGCTTCAAGGCGAGTTCTGGGTTGACTTGTTTTCTAAAAGTTGTCGTGATAAATGATACAGATGTGCAGCCAAGACTGACATACTAGACAGTTTACTTGTAGTATGACCTGTGGATCTGCTTGTTTTCAAACTCTCCTGTGCTGCACAGCTGTGACATAGAAAGTAGCCAAACTCTCAATCTGGGTGGAGCCAGAGAAACCGGGCGAGTCTGCACGCACAGGATCATCTCTTACATTTGTTGGTGCATtgtgagagaaagggagaggagatGGTTTTAGTATAGGGTCGTCTGTCTGCAAGTGCTACGTGCAGACACATGACGTCATTATTGATCAGTGTTTATAAAGATTGTTAGTCTATCTTGGACCAACGGgtcatttcattgttttgcatttcacagTCGTGACACCAAAGCTTGTTTTTCTGAGGAGTTTCTGCATATATCGCTGTCAGACAAGTCTCTGTTACATAATTGAAGAAGCTTCACGACTTCATAAGGGCCCATATCGAGTTTCCTCAGACTGCTTTGCGTGCTGTGCTTtaccatatttatttatttgccctAGCTGTGTTCATGAAGACAAAGCCCTAAGGCCTCAGCAACCCACATATTAGAGTTTTTAGAATagagtgtctctgtctcttctagACGACAGTCCTTCCATTACTGTATAAGCCACATGTAGACCTTAGTACACTTAGCATTTACTCAGAAAACCCTTATTAAGGAGCTTATTAATTTTGGATTTCATTTCCCAAGTCACTCCTTGTGGGTCAGTCCAGCACCCAGAGTGTGgtagtgtgtgtatttgtggtttgtgtttggGTGAATAAGAAGAAACGTTGTGAAGCATTTTGGATGCTACATTACAAACTGCATTATAAAAAGGAGTGCAAACCATTTGTTGATAAAAAGATAGTGATGATGGGGAGTGATGCAGCTGTCCTGATGGAGATTCCTTacacctcctcttcatctctgcttGAAGCATTACATAAGTGACAGCTCAGTTCTTTGATTTGTCTGACTGCGTTGTGACTGGAGTCATTAAGCTTCTGATTATGCAAAccatattacatttaaataagatACAGTTGCTGTTgcataaacatttcttttgcaTTAGTTTAATGGTGCTCtccatggtaaaaaaaaagatgtgttcataaaaagacaaaataataagtaattaaaaacagaaacatctttattgaaatcaaaagaaaaacactcactgaggAACTGTTTTACTGAATTTATTAATTACAACATGTTAAGTAGTTGCCATgttaatacatacagtatgtattgttatgtttattttcactttttcttttggcATCCTGCACCTCCTTTTGACATGCCAATGCCCAGTGCACAGAGAGTGACAAAATACTCCTGGATGTCCACTTGTCCATCCTTATCGTGATCCAGGGCAGCCATAATCTTATTAACGTCTTCAGGCTTGGGGTTGTCCTAAAACACAACAAGTATGATGGATGAATGTCCAGCTAAAAGGACATTAAATAGAAAGGGAGAGTCTAGATTCTGAAGACCCTGATGTACTTGTACATGTTTCATTATCTTTCTTTGACTTTTCTGATaagcattttttcttttgtttgaagTATTTTATCACAAATATCACCATGCAAACATTATAAACTTTCACTGCATGTTCaatatagagaaaataaaacttgCATGTAGTTTAACTAGCTGACTTttaacagactgaaaaaaagGTTCACTTACAGCAATTAACCCTGGAAATTCTTTCTGCAACAGCTCCTTCAGCTCACTTTTGTTCAGGTGATCCGTGTCCTGATCTTTTGAGGCATATTTTTTGAAAATCCCAATGAGGCCCAGCACGGCTTTAATACCGCCACCGTCACAACTCATGTTTAATTCTGCGATGAAAGACtgaaaaaacaagtcaaaacaaacacacaacttaaaaaaaacagaataattgCACATATCTTATAGCTACATTTTGTGTATAAAAGgtttatatgtatatacataaatgctttaaatatatCCAAATCTAATTACATGTATTTGATGTATATATTCCTCTCTCAGCTGTTGGATGTGACTCACTTCAGATTCTAAATCCAATATAATCAAACTGAAAACTCACCTGGATTCCGACACTGAGAGTTGTTGCAAGAGGAGGCAACTTCAGTTCTCTTCTCCCCAGTTTTATGTGCTCCTTCAGACAGATAACGCCTCTCTGTTGGGTGAGTCACCtgacataaaaaacacacaaaggccaATTATGGTGCAAGTTTGGGCAAAGAAATCACAGAACGTACTGTAGATGGGTCAGACAGGCTGGTGATGCAAAATTAAACACCTCAACATTCATGATCAATTCTTTCATTTTgaactttttcatttcatgataTGTTAACAACATCTTCTCAATGCTGCTGTAGCTCCACCACCATCCACCTCAGACCAGAAATCATGAAGAGCAAAGTGATTAAGATGctacatttaaaacttttgtgcattttggcatttgatttttgttgtagtggtcattttgttaaatattgtttGAAAAGTGTAGAAGAATCCTCATCAGTGCATGTAGAGAGCTGAATGACTCGACTGAATGAGGACGCTAGAAGCATGAGCGTCATCCAGGAAATGGCCAACATTCCAGTTCTAATAATACATCCAAGAACCACACCCACTACAAACCTGTGATGGAGAAACACTCATTTAGATCTAATAGTAAATTGTATGTGTACGGTTCTTTTACTTATGCATCAAAAGCATAAAGAACAACATAGGAATCTGCAGTGATCGCAAGCTGCTACAGAGTTTGATGCTTGTAAAAAACCGTAAAATATACTTTACAACCAGTGCACTCTGCCTACATTGTGCATTATACGTGATTGTTGGGCCAACACCTTAAAACAAACACCGCAATGCAAACTTTGCCGAAAAAAACCTGCTCTGCTGGAAATAtaacaaatatgattttaaagTTAAGCCACTGTAGTTAAGACACACCTAGTGTCCATAATATTTGCTCAAAACAGTTCATTCTgaattgtgtttattgtgaaaGGCTTCACCACCTGCCAGtacataaagacacaaatagTGGTTAAGCTGTGTAGAAAGCTGGATTTTTGCTGTAACCtaagtgttttaattttattaatccaaccttaatttattttaactataataacaataagcaatcaatatgcatttttaaaatggtgtGACTGAGTGTGATACCAAAGAGACGGAGCTGACATGCATGTTCTTGCAAGAATGTGCCGTGTGGGTGTGAAAAGTATTTCCTGGATCTGCCAATGGTGCTACAGTCACTGAGGGCATGCAGGAACAGTCAGTTAATGGCAGTTTCACGGCACAGGTGACCGTTTTAGGCGAAGTACATAAACAATGCACATGTGCAAGGCAGGTCCGGGAGCCACTAACGACTCCATATTTGATTCGGACTCTTGTGGCTTGCAGTTGAATTAGTTGCAGTTTTTTTTGCTTCCTGAAACACAAATTTGGCTCGATTCAAATGGAACCTCTGTGTGATAAAAGAAGGAAGAAATTTCTATGACTTTGCTCATTTGAAGTACTTTAAAAGGCCAGATAAGGAAATCTATCTGCATCGATCTGCTGCCACACAGCCACAATTGCAGCAAGCTGCCAAGCACTGTGCTCTGACACCCGCTAAAACAGAGCTAGCATTACATGTTGTAATGTGGTGACTCATTCTCAGAAATGCCTGAAGggtattttattgcatttgaaACAAACATCCACTATAATAAAATGACCTTGATATGTCAGCAGAGGGCAGGAGATGAACCTGCACTCTCGTTCCTCTTCCTTTCTAGCTTACTCTCCCAGCCTCTGCCTTGTACCAGCAGCACCTGACCAGCCCTCGGGCGCTTACTTCATGACTGAGACCTGCATTATCTGCAAAAAGGACAGTTCACTTTTCACAGCAGTGAATTTGCTTTTAGGATAATTGATGTCCAGTATTCCAGTAAGTTCCTTTGACCTTTCAGAGGCTAAATGAAGTGAAAGAATCCAATGACTTGTGTCTATGTGCAGGCCTAGTGTGGGAGCACAGTGTGATTCTTTCCAAAATAGagaatttattaataaataagtaaCAACCAAAGCTAATTCTGggaaaattttaatttaattgcattACTTGTTTAGACACACAACATGGGTGTGGTTTCATTAGGTTTGATTGACAGAAGCAATCAGATGTAAACAAAAGTTGATGTAATGGTTATTAATTCCCGATGTGTGAATGGATTAAGAGACAGAGATCAACTCTTCTACTCATGCAACAACCACTCCCAATTCAGATGTGAGAAAAAAACGAGTCGATTAATCTTTTATGCAAAGTCTAGAGTAGAGAATAGCATCATGAAGGCAAAAGTCAAATCTATTTGTGAGGATTGTTGCTAcatctgtgtgctgctgtaacTGGTACAATCCACCCCGGACTGTacaaaaagtacagtatgtgaaccatttaaaatacagtgtaaaGGCCAACACCTCATAAGGAATACCACCATGTGAGGACTGTTTGATGTAAGGTATGAGAACATGAGGgttctgctttcttttcatttaatctcTAAAGTCTTTACTTTGTATAAAGTAAGACGAACCTGCTCTGCTGGAAACATCCCAAGCTATTCTGGTAAAGGAAGCTGTTTGCACAGGTATGAATACTTTCATTCTCCTCTGAcggttttacatttacatccaGTGTCAGCACTCAGTGCCAATGCAAAGCTGGGTTCTTTGGCTCAAAAAAGTTTGACTACAGGTCAGAATAAATAAGCAGCTTGTATTACACACTTGATGACTGATGATGATTGAAGAGCATCGTTCTGCTTGAATTTACACACTTCACTTGAACTGAGTAGTTCAAATATCCTTTTGGATTGTTTGTACTTTATACAATTCACAGGAAGCTCAGTATTTTATGTGTATCTCGCTTCAGAGAAACTGCAGCGATCTACTGTCTGACCGGACAAAAAGCTCAAACCACGACTCATTAAAACTCTTGATGTGTGAGTTAATAAAAGTCAGGTTCACAGATGAATTCAGAGTGTTTGCAGTAATGACAATAAAGCCTCTCCCACCTGCAGTGTCTCTCTTCAATGAATGTCGTTTATGTGCTATTCTAAGTATTATATTCTTCCTTGACAATGCACAGCCATCATGTATGTGATGAATGAATGTTCCTGCTCTAGTGCACAGACAGACTCTTTCTTTCAGCACAAAGCAGAAGGAGTGGAGCAGTTCGGTGAGAAGTGCACTGTGATGACGATGTCAGGTCCAGTGTTAGGGTGTAAATCAGATCAGACACTGAGCAGTGTTCAACATTACTAGCAGGCATGTTCAACGTCACCTGAAGAGACAGCTTCCTGTGATGAGTCTGTAAACTACTTTTCTGAAAAAGGAAATGCCACCTTTGTAAAATGTTGCACCATCTATCGTGCTTCTTAAAACAGGTTAAGGTCTTTATTGAGATGATAAAGTTTTGAAGGACAAAAAGAAACGTTGCTTTGCCGTGATGTACAATATCTTTGCTACATTAGAAGATGCTGCAATAAATGATTGAAACTTTAAAGAATGAATATCCAAGTCACTTATTGTATctggaaatatttaaaagcCAGAGAGGGAGGATGTGGAGCTCTGCTGGATGAGCCGTGCATTCTGATGATACAGTGTGGTGTAACTTAACTGGATCAGACACTGGGAAGATTACAGACTAAGCAGGCTAACAGCCGCAAAGCGGAGACAGATTAGTGAGACTGATTTGcaacattttaaagattttaagaGGCCTAAAGAAGTGATATTATCcagaattattttaattaaggGTCTTAATCAGGACTGTATTCTACTCATTTGAAGAGTTCAGTGACTTCCTATcaactgcacatacagtatgcaaaGGATTTTAACGGCCTGAGGAAGTCAGAAAATTTATTCTATTCATCCAGTAGAAGCGTgcagaaacacatgcaaataaagtAGGCATGGCTGAATAAGTAACAATGTCAAAGTTagcatttgaaaaacaaaatttttCAAACCTTACATAAGAGTTTGAACACTAAGCTAACCTGCTCCTTCAGGTTAGTGAGGGTGTGGCTTGATTTTCAGTGGTTTGGCAAATAAACAACCAACTGTCATCAGAACTTGATTTAAAAACGAGTGCTAAAGCACAAGCACTTAGTGCACCTTCTCTAACAGAACCTCGCCCACTccaaacatgttaaaacagaTTTAACAAAAGCACAACTAAAGCTTAAAGACTGCCATACATATACAAAACCACTAGACCCCACCTTAAATGGTACATTCAGTGGTTAAATCACTCAGAGGATAAGGGTCTTCCTTCTCATGAGAAATACTGCAGGTACATAGTGACATGAATGTTGTCATGGTTTGTTTAAGTTATTCTCTTTGGTGCGAACTGAAATGAACCCGTCCTGCAGGAAATCACAAACCTCAGAGTCAAGTCAGCCACACCCAGTGCCCACACCTGTAGTATTTGCACAGCTCTGTTTTAGCCAATTCTATACATTACAACTTATAAAGCGTTAAAAGTCTTAATGCAAAGCTGCATTCTTTGGTTTGAATACCTCTGTGTTGTCTCATAACTTCAAACCTCTGTTTAATATGCGTCAGGCTGCtttagagaataaaaaaaaaaaaaaacacaaaggcagtTTTGCTGCTCTTAAAAGGTTAGCATTTCCAGCtcagtatttttattcatcCCTCAGGTAGTACATTAATCCATCGTCATCATGCTTCTGTCCCAGTGCACAGCTAGGGTTCTTTTCTGTGCGAATCAGGAAGAGAGTGCTCGGATGGATGAGTAGCCCATAATGATGGTGTCAGGTATAGTAGCCTTGTGAGATATTGGGTGGTGCTAAAGGTTGCCAGTAGATGTACTAATTAACCACATTAACCCGGCCTGAGGGCTAAGATTCCTGTAACGTGTCTGTACTTTATAATGGCAATGAGTCCAGACTAAAACCAGGCGCTTTCAACCCAAGTGATGTGTCATCTCCTTTGCAAAACGTTTTAAGGCATTCCACCatctgtcctgttttattttacagtaagaGACATGTAGGCAGAACAACATCTTTATTAGGATGAAGACATTTGAAGGACAAAAACGTTAGCAGTGCTGCATCTCATCCAACATTACAAGGCTGAGACAAATAAGCAATTCAAACCTCTATATCCTCATCatgattaatgtttaatatttcaattGTCTGAAGAACAGAGTTATACATGTTACTTAGAGGCCTTGTCACAGTTTTCAAAGAATTCATTGCAGGCAACGGTCAGTGCAGCGACCAGAACGACAAACTCTTGGAAGTCTACTTCACCGTCCTGGTTCTCATCCAGGTCATTCATGATCTTCTCAACCACCGTGGGATCATTGCAGGCCTACAACAGAAACATCGTGAGGAAAATAGAACCAAAGACCAAATATAATGGCAACTACTGACAGTAAGGACACATGTAGTATCCAGTCATCGTAGCCCTTCTGAAATAAGATGCAGACTCACATAATGCACCTTAATAATCTGGGGCACATCAGTATTTATGATACAAACATTTATGGTAAAGTTGAGAAAGTTCTGTGTGCAGGTCTCTTCAGGATCATCTTCAGTTGCACTTTGATAACAAAATATTCTGAGAGTCTATTTGACAAACTGTCAGCCACTGCACATGCATTGCTTTTTTTAAGCATCCATTAGCTAATATACCATGGTACAGTTGATTTGAGGGTGCATAGATTCATTGCCGTGGTCAGTAATACTTtgtagaattaaaaataaacttagcTAATGAGTTATGGTGCAAATTGAGTTTTATGAttgcatcaaataaaaaaatatttgtacaaTAAAGGATTACCTATTGATTTGATTCAGTCCGACTCTTGAAAATACTTAACAAAAACACGAGGGTGGATTTTTGATTTCCATCTGTACAAATGTCTGATTTTCTTTGGAAAACTGCCAACAAATACTCACTTCCTGGAAATCGCCAAGTTCATTCTGCAGCAGTGTCTTGAGTTctcttttgtttagtttgtatTTGTCCCCTTCTTTTCCAGAATAGGAGTGGAACACTTCGATGAGGCCCAGCATTGCTTCTTGCAGTTTGGAAGACATCGTTTTCAATCCTGCAGTTGGCAGAATATGTAAGAGGATCACTATTAAAACTATTCATTACCGACTATATGACATGACATATATATGACATATATATGTGCACAGACAGAACAGGTCATCACACAACAGgttggaaaataaattaaatctgaaatTGTCAAGTTTACAATTTATTTCAAAAATGCATCTTGAAAAAAAGAGATTGCAAGTGGATTGTAGACACGTCACCATTCACATCTGTTTCTAGACATGGTGTCCAGCAGATCACTTCCAGTATGTTCAGATTTATCACTACTGCGTCACCAGCAACATGCCTGAGGGCTG
This genomic stretch from Anabas testudineus chromosome 16, fAnaTes1.2, whole genome shotgun sequence harbors:
- the LOC113168792 gene encoding protein S100-G-like, translating into MSCDGGGIKAVLGLIGIFKKYASKDQDTDHLNKSELKELLQKEFPGLIADNPKPEDVNKIMAALDHDKDGQVDIQEYFVTLCALGIGMSKGGAGCQKKK
- the LOC113168791 gene encoding protein S100-A6-like produces the protein MSCGGGSDCIKALMSLIGIFQKYASKDQDTDHLNKNELKELLQKEFPGLLNDSPKPEDVKEVMDALDQDKDGQVDIQEYFTTVCTLGIIYYEILGACPKK